The DNA segment AGGACCAGACAATAACAGCGGATAACTTTCTCAAAAAGTTGAGTCACTTCCCGTCGCACACTGAAAAAGCCCAGGCATTGCTCAATAGAAAACAAGGCTCGCAAGAAGCAAAGCTCGTCGAGAAGCTGCAGTCAAGAGCACTTTGCAATATCAACCTGAAGAAGTTGGCACCCAACGCGGACAACTGGTTCGAATGGCTCCTGGCAAAGGACCCTACCAACGAAATGGCGTTCAAGTACATGATGGCTCATTACCTGCTCACCAAGCAGACTAACAAGATAACTCAGCACATCCACAGGCTAAAGGACTTCGGCAGGGCGGAGGTGCCGAGGAACTACCAGGAAGCGATAGTTCTTGAGATCGCCCGCAGCGGAAACGACAATGTGGTTCCCAGTGCATGGCGGCCGTCCGACAAGTCCATCGCTGTCTACCGCAGATTCCTCGATGCATGTTCAAGATTCAAAAACAGTAAACAGGCAAAACAGGCTCTCGCCCAGCAGTACGGCAACACCTATTATTATTACCATACATTCGATCTTTCAGGAGTTGGCAAGTGGTAACAAAGCACTCCATCAGAATAATAATTCTCATTTTAGCTGCACTCAACGCGGTCTCAGCAAATGCCGCTACATCATTGGACCGGCAGCCGGCAATCAAACCCGATTACGCATCCATAACGATCCCTTCGAACATTGCGCCGATGAATTTCGCGATCGAGGAAGAAGCTGCTAGCTTCACCGTCAAGATCACCTCAGGAAGCGACTCCAAAGGATTCACCGTCAAAACCAGCACCGACACGGTCAATATTCCGCCCGCCAAATGGACGAACCTGCTGAAAAAGGCAACCGGCAAAAACATCTACTTCGAAATAACCGCCCACGAGTCTGACGGAACAACCGTCAAGTTCAAAAAGATCACAAACCACGTTGCTACCGATCCCATTGACGACTATCTCGCGTATCGCTTCATGCGGCCGATCTACAACGGCTGGGCAAAGATCCAGATTCGCCAGCGTGACCTCACCAGCTTCGATGATTCCCGCATCATACACGGCAAAAAATTCGGCAATGCATGCATGAACTGCCATACCTTCCCGAACAACGAACCCGACCAGATGGCCATGGGCATCCGCGGTCAGTACGGCGTAGGCACCCTGCTGGCAATGGATGGTAAGGTGCAGAAACTGGGAACCAAGTGGGGCTACACCGAATGGCACCCAAACCGCAAGATCGCGGCCTACTCCATAAACAAAGTGCGTCAGTTTTTCCACGCAGTCGGCATGCAGGTCCGCGATGTAGTCGACCTCGACTCGGGCATCGTATATTATGACGTCGACGATCAGCAGATACGCACCGCCCCTGCACTGACCAAACCCGACAGACTCGAAACCTATCCTGCCTGGACGCCGGACGGCAAATGGCTCTACTTCTGCAGCGCACCGATACTGTGGGAGGACCGCGACACCGTACCGCCGAAAAATTTTGACAAGGTCCAATACGACCTCCGCCGCGTCAGCTACGACGCCGAGACAGACACATGGGGCGAGGCCGAAACCGTCCTCACCGCCGAAGAAACCGGCAAGAGCGTACTGATCCCAAAGATATCATCCGACGGCAAATACCTGGTTGTTTGCCTCACCGATTACGGATGTTTCCCTGTCTACCAGCCAAGCAGTGACCTTGCGATCATCGACCTGGACACGGGCGAATGGCGTAAAATGCCCGACACCGTCAACAGTGAATACAGTGAATCGTGGCACAGCTTTTCCAGCAACGGCCGATGGCTCACCTTCTCCAGCAAACGCATCGGCGGCCTTTTGACTCGCACCTTTTTCTGTCACATCGACGAGCAGGGCAACTTATCAAAAGCATTCATCCTGCCGCAGAAGGACCCGCACTTTTACGACTCGATCATCCAGACATACAGCCTGCCCCAGCTCGTAAAAGGACCGGTGCAGTATTCCGAAAAAGAACTCGTCCGTGCCGCACTGAGCGATGAGCAGATCGAAGCGTCGCTTCCGGTAACAGGTGCAACACCTAAAGTCAAAGAAGGCGACGATCCCTGGCAGCAGGTCCGCGAATAATCGAGGTTGTCATACAGCCACACCCCTGCTATAATTCCGCTTTTGGTTCTACCATTTCCAGCAGTTTGAAGGGTGTTGCATGACCTCATTACGTATTTCTCAAATAGAATTGCCATCCGCCGGTCTCGGCCCGGAAAACCCCCTGCCGCCACTTCGTCCGCTCGGGCTCAGCCAGCACGAACTGAAGGTCGCGGACTCCGTCCCTGCCCGGAACCGCAAGTACCTGAATTACGGCAGCGACGCAGGCTGCCTGCCCTACCGCTTCCAGGACTCCTACAACCGTATTAAACGGCCCAAACAGTTCACCGCAATTATTCTTGAAAACGACTTACTGACCGCAACCTTCCTGCCGACCCTCGGCGGCCGACTGTACTCGCTCCATCACAAACCCACAAATCGCCAACTGCTGCACAAAAATCCCGTGTTCCAGCCCGCGAACCTCGCCATGCGTAACGCCTGGTTCAGCGGCGGAGTCGAATGGAACATGTCCATACCAGGCCATTCGCCCTTTACCTGCGAGCCTGTTTTCGCAGCCCGCCTGCAAACCGACGACGGCACGCCGGTCCTCCGCATGTACGAATTCGAACGCATCCGCAAGGTGCCCTGGCAGATAGACTGCTTCCTGCCTGAAGGCTCACCGCTGCTGTTCGTACGCGTCCGCCTCATCAATTCGAACGACCACGAAATACCCATGTACTGGTGGTCCAACATCGCTGTAGACCAGGCGTCTGATACACGCGTACTCGCACCGGCAAACGAAGCGTTCACGCTAGGCGTCGAGTTCGAAATGAAGATGGTGCCCTTCCCCATGATCGAAGGCAGGGACATGTCCTACTCGCGAAATGTAAAGTACGCCTCCGACTACTTCTACCGTATGCCCGATATGCAAATGCCCTGGATCGCCGCCCTCGACCGCAATGGCCGCGGAATGTTCCAGGCATCGACTCCCCGTCTCAACGCACGCAAAACGTTTTACTGGGGCAATCAGCCCGGCGGTAGAAAATGGCAGCGATTCCTCTCCACCCCGCCCAACGAATACCTGGAGATACAGGCAGGCATCGCACCTACGCAGGCCGAATGCATCCCCATGCCGGCCCGCGCCGACTGGTCCTGGCTCGAAGCTTACGGCCCGCTCGAAGCTGGCCCCGAGATAATCCACGGCCTATGGAACCAAGCCATACAGCACACTCAGGACCAAATTCAGCAAACCCTGTCGCCGGCAGCGCTAGAAAAACTGCACCATGATACCGAAACCTTGGCCAATACGCCTCCGCAAGAGATTCTGCATCACGGCTCCGGCTGGGCCCGCCTTGAAAACCTGTTGAATGAATCCCAGAACACCGCTTCGCCGTTCCCGGCCTCGCAGATATTTCCACAGGAAAGCCTCACCGAACAGCAGCAGCCCTGGCTCGAACTTTTAAATAAAGGAACTTATCCCTACCGCCCGCCGCACGAACGGCCCGGCGCCTTCGTTAGCGACAAACGCTGGCTGTCCATGCTCAAGGATTCTATCGAAGCAGGCCGGTCCGATCACTGGCTCGCATGGCTGCATTTGGGCGTGATCCACTTTGCACAGAAGAACAATGAGGCAGCAAAACAGGCTTGGCAGATATCCCTGGATCGCGAACCCTCCGCATGGGCGTACCGCAATCTGGCACAACTAGAACTGCTCTCGAACGACGCGTCCGGCAAAGCTGCCGACCTCTACATTGCCACCGTCGAGCTCTTCGACGATCTGCCTCAATTGACCGCCGAAGCTGTAGACTGTCTCATAAAAACTGACCGCTGGAACGACCTGGAAAACATCCTTGCCGCCGCCCCGCAAAACGTCAGCTCGCACAGCAGAATCCAGCTCGCCTACGCCCGCCTGCAATTGCACCAGAGAAAACACGAACAAGCCGCCCGAACCCTGGCAGCCATCGAACTGCACGACCTCCGAGAAGCCGAATCCACCCTGACCGACCTGTGGGTCGACATTCATACTGCAATGCTGAAAGAACAAGGCAAATCCTCAAATAAAACAGCGATTCTCAAGCAATACCCCCTCCCCGAAAACATCGACTTCCGCATGACCGACGATTGACCCATCCACGGCCCTTACTTCGTACAACGATAAACTACCGCTGGCGGCAGATTCCGCCACACCACAGGCGATACCTCGACCGAACCGAATGCTCGTTCCAAACGACCACGAAACCGCTTCGCTGCCGGCAGAAACAACATCGACGCATACGCGAACGTCGTAAACACCCCGTCCTCCTTGAGCACTTCCCTCGCCTCGTTCAGAATACTCTCCTGCAATTCGTCGTCAAACGCCGCCCACGGCAGCCCCGAAACAATACAGTCCGCCGCCCCAAAACCGTTAGCTTCCATTATCCGGCATGCATTCGCAGCACTACCCGCCGCGATCACTGCATCAGGAAACTGCTTGCGAAGATGAACCACCAGCCGCGAATCCATCTCAACAGCCAGCACCTTCGCCTCTTCACGCTTCTGGCGAAGTATCTCCCGAGTAAACGATCCCGTCCCCGGCCCAAACTCCAGTATCCTGCTGCTATCACTCACCCCTGCCAGACCAACAATCTGACGTGCAAGATGACGACTGCTCGGCGCAACCGCACCGATGGTACGAGGCCGTTGAAAGAACTTGCTCAAAAAAACAATATGGCTCTGCCCTTTTTTCATCAACAATGCCACCCAAAAGAACTACCGTTAGCATATCTCCTAACCACCCAAACTATACGCCACTACACCAGAACAGCTCGCAATTTTCAACAAGATGTTAACAAAAACGCATAAAAAAGCCT comes from the Anaerohalosphaera lusitana genome and includes:
- a CDS encoding TolB family protein produces the protein MVTKHSIRIIILILAALNAVSANAATSLDRQPAIKPDYASITIPSNIAPMNFAIEEEAASFTVKITSGSDSKGFTVKTSTDTVNIPPAKWTNLLKKATGKNIYFEITAHESDGTTVKFKKITNHVATDPIDDYLAYRFMRPIYNGWAKIQIRQRDLTSFDDSRIIHGKKFGNACMNCHTFPNNEPDQMAMGIRGQYGVGTLLAMDGKVQKLGTKWGYTEWHPNRKIAAYSINKVRQFFHAVGMQVRDVVDLDSGIVYYDVDDQQIRTAPALTKPDRLETYPAWTPDGKWLYFCSAPILWEDRDTVPPKNFDKVQYDLRRVSYDAETDTWGEAETVLTAEETGKSVLIPKISSDGKYLVVCLTDYGCFPVYQPSSDLAIIDLDTGEWRKMPDTVNSEYSESWHSFSSNGRWLTFSSKRIGGLLTRTFFCHIDEQGNLSKAFILPQKDPHFYDSIIQTYSLPQLVKGPVQYSEKELVRAALSDEQIEASLPVTGATPKVKEGDDPWQQVRE
- a CDS encoding DUF5107 domain-containing protein, encoding MTSLRISQIELPSAGLGPENPLPPLRPLGLSQHELKVADSVPARNRKYLNYGSDAGCLPYRFQDSYNRIKRPKQFTAIILENDLLTATFLPTLGGRLYSLHHKPTNRQLLHKNPVFQPANLAMRNAWFSGGVEWNMSIPGHSPFTCEPVFAARLQTDDGTPVLRMYEFERIRKVPWQIDCFLPEGSPLLFVRVRLINSNDHEIPMYWWSNIAVDQASDTRVLAPANEAFTLGVEFEMKMVPFPMIEGRDMSYSRNVKYASDYFYRMPDMQMPWIAALDRNGRGMFQASTPRLNARKTFYWGNQPGGRKWQRFLSTPPNEYLEIQAGIAPTQAECIPMPARADWSWLEAYGPLEAGPEIIHGLWNQAIQHTQDQIQQTLSPAALEKLHHDTETLANTPPQEILHHGSGWARLENLLNESQNTASPFPASQIFPQESLTEQQQPWLELLNKGTYPYRPPHERPGAFVSDKRWLSMLKDSIEAGRSDHWLAWLHLGVIHFAQKNNEAAKQAWQISLDREPSAWAYRNLAQLELLSNDASGKAADLYIATVELFDDLPQLTAEAVDCLIKTDRWNDLENILAAAPQNVSSHSRIQLAYARLQLHQRKHEQAARTLAAIELHDLREAESTLTDLWVDIHTAMLKEQGKSSNKTAILKQYPLPENIDFRMTDD
- a CDS encoding class I SAM-dependent methyltransferase — translated: MKKGQSHIVFLSKFFQRPRTIGAVAPSSRHLARQIVGLAGVSDSSRILEFGPGTGSFTREILRQKREEAKVLAVEMDSRLVVHLRKQFPDAVIAAGSAANACRIMEANGFGAADCIVSGLPWAAFDDELQESILNEAREVLKEDGVFTTFAYASMLFLPAAKRFRGRLERAFGSVEVSPVVWRNLPPAVVYRCTK